The following proteins are co-located in the Haloplanus sp. HW8-1 genome:
- a CDS encoding pyridoxal phosphate-dependent aminotransferase: MTFDFASRVERVEPSATLAISNLANELEADGIDVVDLSVGEPDFDTPDNIKRAAKASLDVGDTGYTSSNGIPELREAIAEKLRADGIDCEAGNVIVTPGGKQALYEIFHTLIDAGDEVVLLDPAWVSYEAQAKMAGADLSRVDLSPYDFQLEPAIDDLAATVSDETELLVVNSPSNPTGAVYSDAALEGVRDLAIEHDITVISDEMYDEITYGVEQTSLGSLDDMGDRTITVNGFSKAYAMTGWRLGYFRAPESFISQAGKIQSHSVSCAVNFVQHAGIEALRNTDEAVAEMRAAFRERRDMLADLFADHGVDVPVGDGAFYMMLPVDQDDQAWCEGAIEDAHVATVPGSAFGTPGYARLSYAASTERLREGVERLAEGGYL; encoded by the coding sequence ATGACATTCGACTTCGCATCGCGTGTCGAGCGCGTCGAGCCGAGCGCTACGCTCGCGATCAGCAACCTCGCGAACGAACTCGAAGCCGACGGGATCGACGTCGTCGACCTCTCGGTGGGCGAACCCGACTTCGACACGCCGGACAACATCAAGCGGGCCGCCAAGGCGTCGCTCGACGTCGGCGACACGGGCTATACCTCCTCGAACGGCATTCCGGAACTCCGGGAGGCGATCGCGGAGAAACTCCGCGCGGACGGCATCGACTGCGAGGCGGGGAACGTGATCGTCACCCCCGGCGGCAAGCAGGCGCTCTACGAGATCTTCCACACCCTGATCGACGCGGGCGACGAGGTGGTCCTCCTCGATCCGGCGTGGGTCTCCTACGAGGCACAGGCGAAGATGGCCGGCGCCGACCTCTCGCGGGTCGATCTCTCGCCGTACGATTTCCAACTCGAACCCGCCATCGACGACCTCGCGGCGACCGTCTCCGACGAGACGGAACTGCTGGTGGTCAACTCCCCGTCGAACCCCACCGGCGCCGTCTACTCCGACGCCGCCCTCGAAGGCGTCCGCGATCTGGCGATCGAGCACGACATCACGGTCATCTCGGACGAGATGTACGACGAGATCACGTACGGCGTCGAGCAGACCAGCCTCGGCAGTCTCGACGACATGGGCGACCGCACCATCACCGTCAACGGCTTCTCGAAGGCCTACGCGATGACGGGGTGGCGGCTCGGTTACTTCCGTGCGCCGGAGTCGTTTATCTCGCAGGCTGGCAAGATTCAATCGCACTCGGTGTCGTGTGCCGTCAACTTCGTCCAGCACGCGGGGATCGAGGCGCTACGGAACACCGACGAGGCGGTCGCCGAGATGCGCGCGGCCTTCCGCGAACGCCGCGACATGCTCGCGGACCTCTTTGCCGACCACGGCGTCGACGTACCCGTCGGCGACGGCGCGTTCTACATGATGCTCCCCGTCGATCAGGACGACCAGGCTTGGTGTGAGGGCGCCATCGAGGACGCCCACGTCGCGACGGTGCCGGGCAGTGCCTTCGGCACGCCCGGCTACGCCCGCCTCTCCTACGCCGCGAGCACGGAGCGACTGCGGGAGGGCGTCGAGCGACTGGCCGAGGGCGGCTACCTATAG
- a CDS encoding flippase activity-associated protein Agl23: MRSDGRRRTLRAVLAITAFALAVRLVTLGTRIFHWDEGRVGYWILRYHETGEFAYRPIVHGPFLFVVNDWVFSVPVLGATDFSARLIVALVGGLLPLSAWLLRDHLRETEVAALAVVFAINPLLVYYSRFMRNDVLVGAFAFVALALFVRALDRGDARLLYPAAASLGLAFTTKENAVVYLLCFLGAGALLVDHRLFRTARSGGSIPHLVRTEWRTALAYRLAAWGGSVRRGVGLALAHTAGALLAFIAVVVFFYAPRPELWHALATPGRLPGVVEAATVGSWEAFYDLWVGGTHQSHDYLPFLYDYLETLLYGAPFVLLFAAIGFVADGYDVADTGGTGSRTLVAAATYWGVVSVVGYPIATDIRAPWAAVHAVIPLAVPAAVGVATLGRRARRAVARTRDDAGAGSDRLAAWTAPTVLAALLLCGAAVGAVGANATYANSADDDEAGEIIQWAQPENELKETLALVHGVARVTDGTDVLFVGTHPPGNPSNVRFYVQNESSLRQPRPGGPAWHTRLPLPWYLERYGATVNSTSPDAETLGPDPPPVVVAASWDADRVGRQLTGYTSHRHDFRLWNDEIVVFVEDDALDRARDRGYVE, from the coding sequence ATGCGTTCCGACGGCCGCCGTCGTACCCTCCGGGCGGTGCTCGCGATCACCGCCTTCGCCCTCGCCGTCAGGCTCGTCACCCTCGGTACCCGGATCTTCCACTGGGACGAGGGTCGCGTCGGCTACTGGATCCTCCGCTATCACGAGACCGGGGAGTTCGCCTACCGCCCCATCGTCCACGGCCCCTTTCTCTTCGTCGTCAACGATTGGGTGTTCTCCGTCCCCGTCCTCGGCGCGACGGACTTCAGCGCCCGCCTGATCGTCGCGCTCGTCGGGGGACTCCTCCCGCTGTCGGCGTGGCTCCTCCGTGACCACCTGCGGGAGACCGAGGTGGCCGCCCTCGCCGTCGTCTTCGCGATCAACCCGCTGCTGGTCTACTACTCGCGGTTCATGCGAAACGACGTCCTCGTGGGCGCCTTTGCCTTCGTCGCTCTCGCCCTGTTCGTCCGGGCGCTCGACCGGGGCGACGCCCGCCTGCTCTACCCCGCCGCAGCCAGCCTGGGCCTCGCGTTCACCACCAAGGAAAACGCCGTCGTCTACCTGCTGTGCTTTCTCGGCGCCGGCGCCCTGCTGGTCGATCACCGGCTGTTCCGGACGGCCCGCTCGGGAGGGTCCATTCCACATCTCGTCCGCACGGAGTGGCGAACGGCCCTCGCCTACCGGCTCGCGGCGTGGGGTGGGTCCGTCCGCCGGGGGGTCGGGCTCGCGCTTGCGCACACGGCCGGTGCTCTCCTCGCGTTCATCGCCGTCGTCGTCTTCTTTTATGCCCCCCGCCCCGAGCTCTGGCACGCCCTCGCCACCCCGGGACGTCTCCCGGGTGTCGTCGAGGCGGCGACCGTCGGCTCGTGGGAGGCCTTCTACGACCTCTGGGTCGGCGGCACACACCAGAGTCACGACTACCTCCCCTTCCTGTACGACTACCTCGAAACGCTGCTGTACGGCGCCCCCTTCGTCCTGCTGTTCGCGGCGATCGGGTTCGTCGCCGACGGGTACGACGTGGCCGACACCGGGGGCACCGGCTCGCGGACCCTCGTCGCCGCCGCGACCTACTGGGGCGTGGTCAGCGTCGTCGGCTACCCCATCGCGACGGACATCCGGGCGCCGTGGGCGGCCGTCCACGCGGTGATCCCGCTCGCGGTGCCCGCGGCGGTCGGCGTTGCGACCCTCGGCCGGCGGGCCCGGCGGGCGGTCGCCCGGACCCGCGACGACGCCGGCGCCGGTTCCGACCGCCTCGCCGCCTGGACGGCGCCGACCGTCCTCGCGGCACTGCTGCTCTGTGGGGCCGCTGTCGGCGCCGTCGGCGCGAACGCGACGTACGCGAACAGCGCCGACGACGACGAGGCCGGCGAGATCATCCAGTGGGCACAGCCCGAAAACGAACTCAAGGAGACGCTGGCGCTCGTCCACGGCGTCGCTCGCGTCACCGACGGCACCGACGTGCTGTTCGTCGGCACGCACCCGCCGGGCAACCCGAGCAACGTCCGGTTCTACGTGCAAAACGAGAGCTCGCTCCGACAGCCACGCCCCGGCGGCCCGGCCTGGCACACCCGCCTGCCCCTGCCCTGGTATCTCGAACGCTACGGCGCGACCGTCAACAGCACCTCGCCCGACGCGGAAACGCTCGGCCCGGACCCGCCGCCGGTCGTCGTCGCCGCTAGCTGGGACGCCGACCGCGTGGGCCGACAGCTCACGGGATACACGAGCCACCGCCACGACTTCCGGCTCTGGAACGACGAGATCGTCGTGTTCGTCGAGGACGACGCGCTCGACCGAGCCCGCGATCGGGGCTACGTCGAGTAG
- the ribH gene encoding 6,7-dimethyl-8-ribityllumazine synthase yields the protein MVRLGLVVAQYNASVTEPMAESARTAAEAADAEIGAELSVPGAYDAPLAADRLARRDDVDAVAVLGAIVTGDTDHDQVIGDATAQALTRVSLDRDTPVTFGVSGPGMSGAEARERVEKGAEAVNAAVEMVHTLP from the coding sequence ATGGTTCGACTGGGGCTTGTGGTGGCACAGTACAACGCGTCGGTCACCGAACCGATGGCGGAGTCGGCGCGGACGGCGGCCGAGGCGGCCGACGCCGAAATCGGCGCAGAGCTGTCGGTTCCGGGGGCGTACGACGCGCCGCTGGCGGCCGATCGGCTCGCCCGCCGCGATGACGTGGATGCGGTGGCCGTTCTCGGCGCCATCGTGACGGGCGACACGGATCACGACCAGGTGATCGGCGACGCGACGGCACAGGCGCTCACCCGGGTGAGTCTGGACCGGGACACACCGGTCACCTTCGGCGTCTCCGGGCCGGGAATGAGCGGCGCCGAAGCCCGGGAGCGCGTCGAGAAGGGAGCGGAAGCGGTAAACGCGGCGGTCGAAATGGTACACACGCTACCATGA